The following coding sequences are from one Frigoribacterium sp. Leaf415 window:
- a CDS encoding ABC transporter permease, with protein MATTLPTGTGTRVAAPADSTSASSTARFVLRRIGRTVLTIAISAIILGILWNLAIVVLQANAFIAKTPADVFRWFFVDSELSQTTAAENRVHIAGLLGVTLWHAAIGFVFGVGGSLVVAIVFTLIRPVEFMFMPIAMLLRTVPLLAMAPVIYLVLGNGIVTAGFIGGVVVFFPLLVNLSLGFRSVSAQSVDLIRVYGGSRWTIMRKVAFPTALPYFFASMRIAVPGAITGAMLYEWLFTYEGLGAAITAAKSQSQYGEIWAIVVLITLVSIVLYTITTFVETAVLAKWGPNAGKATAS; from the coding sequence ATGGCCACGACCCTGCCCACGGGCACCGGCACCCGCGTCGCCGCCCCCGCGGACTCGACCAGCGCCTCTTCGACGGCCCGGTTCGTCCTGCGACGCATCGGCCGCACCGTGCTGACGATCGCGATCTCGGCGATCATCCTCGGCATCCTGTGGAACCTCGCCATCGTCGTGCTGCAGGCCAACGCGTTCATCGCGAAGACCCCGGCGGACGTGTTCCGCTGGTTCTTCGTCGACTCCGAGCTCAGCCAGACCACGGCGGCCGAGAACCGCGTGCACATCGCCGGACTGCTCGGGGTGACCCTCTGGCACGCCGCGATCGGCTTCGTCTTCGGCGTCGGCGGCTCGCTGGTCGTGGCGATCGTCTTCACGCTGATCAGACCCGTCGAGTTCATGTTCATGCCGATCGCCATGCTGCTGCGCACCGTGCCGCTGCTCGCGATGGCCCCCGTCATCTACCTCGTGCTGGGCAACGGGATCGTCACCGCCGGCTTCATCGGTGGCGTGGTCGTGTTCTTCCCGTTGCTCGTCAACCTGAGCCTCGGCTTCCGCTCGGTCAGCGCCCAGTCGGTCGACCTCATCCGGGTCTACGGCGGCAGCCGCTGGACGATCATGCGCAAGGTCGCGTTCCCCACGGCCCTGCCGTACTTCTTCGCCTCGATGCGCATCGCCGTGCCGGGAGCCATCACCGGCGCGATGCTCTACGAGTGGCTCTTCACCTACGAGGGCCTCGGCGCCGCCATCACGGCCGCCAAGTCGCAGTCTCAGTACGGCGAGATCTGGGCGATCGTCGTGCTGATCACGCTCGTCTCGATCGTGCTCTACACGATCACGACGTTCGTCGAGACGGCGGTGCTCGCGAAGTGGGGCCCCAACGCCGGCAAGGCGACCGCGTCGTGA